In the Salvia miltiorrhiza cultivar Shanhuang (shh) chromosome 8, IMPLAD_Smil_shh, whole genome shotgun sequence genome, TGTCTCGTAAGTATAATGAAACGAGAGATGCATGTATCTGCAATGGGAGAGAAgtctaaataaataatacagaATTATATCAAAAGTTGGGAAAGCTCCTAATTCCTAACTATGATAGCAGGGTTATCTAAATAGTGAGGATTTGGGATGTGGGATAATGCTATTGGGCAACAGtttttaactaaaaataataGGTGTAAGGGGGGGCCCACTCAAATTTGGCAGCCTTCAAAATTCTATGagaaattcttttaattttaattatttttattggcATATGTTATCCTCAATGTCTACCAACTCTGCCCCAAATGTCAAGTATTAAAAGCCTCACAAGCTAGACACCTGAATGACAACTGAGTTTCTTTCGACATCTCTCTCGCGCATTTTCACAAACACTTTCCGCGCTATTTTCGTTTTCCACCATGGCCGCTGCGAACTCGGTCCTCGACGACTGCGAACTCGCGATGCCGTTGTGCCGGAGCCGGAAGCTGCGGAGCGCGAGATGCAGAAACGGCGGCGCGGCGGTGATGATGCGGAGAGCGGAGCGGCGCCGCCGCGGCTCGCCGCGAAACGCAGTGGAGAGGAAGGTGAGGACGCTGAAGAAGCTGATTCCGAACTGCGAGTCGATGGGGGTGGAGCGGCTGTTCAGGGAGACGGCGGAGTATATCGTGGCGCTGCAGAGGAGAGTGAAGGTTATGCAGACGGTGGTTGATGCGTTGTCGTCGGCTTCGGATGATGAGTGAGATTTTATCGTTgtagaaagaaaagaaaagtgattATAATACCATCtaaattcttatttattttatttatttatttatttgtgtgtTATATCAATTCAtattattcttttcttttttctttttctttttttttttcgggtAGAAGGTGGATGTAGGAGAGGTGTTTGATTAGCGACATGAGTTCATGTTGCCTGTATTTTTTAAGTGGCAACTTAGGTTGTGTTATCTGtgtgaaaaagaaaagaaaaaatgactTCCAAGagattttttaatattaattgctatatattaatatttcgtGATAACCctcattatttcttttttttttttttgataaatttacaatattagataaataaattaaatggccgcgccacaggggactcgaacccaataCCTTTaaccttaggcattaacctcttatcgcttggccaacacacacacaacccTCATTATTTCTTGTTTGTCGCTGCGATGCATGGGCATGAAGTTTATACCAAGATATATCTCGATTTGGCTAATCTTATCtatttatctattaattacatATAGCCTAAACATTGGAAGCCCATAAAATTTCTCAATCCTATACTGCACATTCATATAtacatcttttttatttttctaaattcaaTAGGTTGGGACGAATTCATGTGTGTTGATAGTACAACACAACCACTTAAATTGGTATTGAAGCTCAATTAGTTGTGagttaaaatatattttaaaatctaACTAAACTCTTAGCTAAAAGCCTAaaactaataattttaatttgcgCATAGTATATATAATCTTAATTATAAGGGTGACAAAATGAAGCAACAGTTAACCTCTGTTATGAAGAAAAATGTGGCTAAATATTtggattttttgtaaaattgaaTTAAGCTGTTCGTATGGACTCGGACCACATATTAGACtaagggtgtttggctgagcttataagctcctcaaaccAGCTTATAAGATGTTCAGGAGcttaagctccttcaaagtatttggcaaaataagctcttaaacagcttataagctcaaaatttaagctcccaaaaaaataagttcctctaccccaacgtatttttttataatctcatatgtaataattattttacaaatatttttcaactataatttattattttcatcatatatcatttaagttcatttctcttcgattttctctcactaaaaaaatattttctctttctagaaaaaaattctttctatagcttataagctcaattatccaaacactttgacaacttataagctcttagaaaattacatcttataagctctttaaaataagcttagccaaacatccTCTAAGCTGAGCTTaattataagctcctcaaaacagcttataagttgtttaagagcttataagctcattcaaagtgtttggcaaaataagctcctcaacagcttataagctccaagagcttataagctccccaaaaaataagttcttctacctcaacttatttttttataatctcatatgcaacaatctttttacaaatattttcaactataatttattattttcatcatacaTCATTTAAGTTcgtttttcttcgattttctctctctagcaaaaaaaatctctctctagtttataagctcaattatccaaacactttgacaacttataagctcttaaaaatgacatcttataagctccaagagcttataagctctttaaaataagcttaggcAAACACCCTCTAATGTCCCAAAGAAGTACACCTTATAATTTTATCATCTTATTTCATTTTTCCACGTTGATgcaattcatttaaatttttgccACACAGGATGCCATGCCAGTTAATATgtaattaatcttaataaaattACTATAGTTATAAAATTTATACTTCGTCTCTTAAAAACATGCACTTTCGTCATTTTGAGTCGCCACACAAAAACATGCCCTTTCCATTTTTGAACAATACTCCATCACAAtccctttatattttatccttatttttcataaaatgtgaCCTCTTCTCTATTTGCATTACACTTTTATCGAATATTTCTCAAAATTCATCCCACCCACACCGCTGCAAGTTGTTAAGAGACGGACAGAGTATATGTTTATGGAAAAAAGTAACATGCGCCagaaattcatatatatagattaacaaactactccctccgtcccagctttttgtatccacttttagtagtatttactactaaaagtggatacaaaaagctgggacggagggagtacttgatTTGAGGCTATGAATTTACTGCAAAAGTATAAGCATTCGGCCCAATTGGTAACAATTGAAAGTGGCCCAATTACTTAACTCATTTCCCAATAAcggaagaaaagaaaatatatttggGCCCATAATATATCCACAATCCAACAGTTCCGTGGCCGTGGGCACAAGTACCGAATCCGCTCGCTGAAAAGAATTTCCTAGCTTCCCATTATCACAATTTCTTTTATTGGTATATTTACAAAAGAattgtcatttttatttatagtaataaGATCCACGTAATTTCATTGATAGTTAAAATGAGATCTTTATTTCACCAATAATTCCAttcacattttttattaaaactgtATCGATCATaatgtgataatttttttatgaattaagggagtaatatttttgtaACGAATGGTTTGTTTACTAATTATTGTTggctgaaaaaaaaaagtcggctctttatttcttttttgtgaTGGTGGAGTCGGAGCTAGAAAAGAACATTGGTCGGAGTTAGAAAAGTTGGCTAGTAATATGAGATATCTCATATTATCCTcaaattttatcaatcatctctCAAATTCTACTCaggaaaaaaattatattatataaaaagttaagattttaattttaaatcaattttaaaattaagtgataattttgtagttattaTAAAATTGACGGTTTACTTATAAACTAtagttttcttctttttatctttctattttttgttttatttctttctaaaattatgaaatttgactaattataaaatatttaatatgcatatcaaattaaatatcacgataagagttttaatttgacatattttatattaatatttgatttaaaatgtaaaatttagatttatttaaatattaacaCTTTAAAAAATTCTCCCTTATCTCATCCTTTTTTTAATAGTTTTcttaaacttattttttatcttttcataatatcaatctttattattatacatccttctttttttcattatatttacaaatataataattaaactaaaatcaattaatataaatataaatatatttctcTTCTATTGTATGAACTATGAAGTGTAGATGCTATAGTTAGTGTAGAAAAAGATACGTTGGTGGGGGCTTAAGATTTGGGCCTTACGTTGAGTTGTTGTATAGAGTAGTTTGTGGATAGTGATTGGCGGAAAAAAACGATGAGATCACGAAATCTTTGATCCACATCCACAGCTACAGCTTACACAGATTAGGACGTGTTTGTGTTTGAATACAAATATTGAACATCGGTATGAGACAATGCGGGTGAATCCGCACGCCGCTTTGGGTTCACACAAAATGCAATTGGCCGGTAAACGGTCAACAATAGCAGCTGACCGACCTGCCCGTGAGCCTTATATGATGAACAACTGCTCTTCCCACGCTATCCACTTAGAGGCACTCTCTCTACCGTACAATCGATTGCATCGTGCAATTGATTTATGAAttacactacttcaacatacaaatgacacttgaagattatttgtatgttgaagtagtgttattcgaaaatattcaagtgtcattttttgaataaaatagtgttattcTGGAAACCAGCTGCACAGTGCAACTTGTTGCACAGGAGTATTTGTGATCCACTTATAGTGCGTTTACTTTAATGtacaatttttattgaaaaatgatggataagaaaaagatgagaaaatattatcgtTTCCTCCTTTTCTattatatatactcccttcatccatgAAATAACTTTCTAGAAGGaagtgacacaagttttaagaaaaaagctactccaaaaataggtaggaagttattttatggatgtcccaaaatggaaaagtAGGAATATCTTTCGTGAACGGGGATAGTATTTACTAAAGATAAAAAGATGAAAACACCCCCTGCCTTAGAATAATATTACTCAACATTgcagagaaaatgagtgaaaaaaaGTTGTACGAGAAAATATTCTATCCTGCTCgaattttttttccattataataaacatatgaaaatagtgaaaaatcGGTGAAAAAAAAATTTTCTCTCCTTTTTCACCAAGTTAAACGCACTCTtagtattattttctttttttaggtTGCATTACATTTTGTGTGATATATTTTAGAATTTTAGATCATCCTTTGAGATATTTTGCTACCAAAAAggtaaaataagaaaataattgctAGTTGAATTCATGAGATTAACCAATTAGTGTagtctttttgttttttaatcgTTGGATCTTTCGTTTCTTTAAGATTTCTATAGTTTGACACAGTTTCTTTCAGTTCAACTCAACCTAAatcaataaaatcaataaactAAGCTCAACTCGATacattatgataaaaaaaatcacactaAACTATACGACTCTGCAAGAAAACTATaattaaaatgattaaaaaaaagtgacACAATTAACAGTAAAACAATTTGTCCATGTCGTTTTAAAAGAGAAATGTTCCCATgattagggatggcagtggatcctaGACCTGGttcagatccgtggatccagatccgattttacggatctggatctcaattttttggatccgtggatctggatctggatctggatctggatcttattttataaaacggatctggatctgaatcttgaaatttgagatccggatccgacccagatccgccccgtggatccgattttatttaaatatattatttattttttatatttattttattaatagtattatatatattaaaaattaaaaataatagagaaaTTAGAATAACTTTGAAAATTGAAACCCTAGTTTCCAATTCTAATTCTCCCTCTAACCTCTCTCGGTTCCTCTCCCAATCTCCCTCACCCGCTGCTTCAGTCACTCTCCTCAATCCCTCGCCCGGCCGACGCCCGCCGCCCACCGCCTCACCAGTTCGCCCGCCCGCAGCCGGCGAAGGCGGGGACCTTCTCTGGTTCATCCGCCAGCTTCAGACCTTCTCCAGTTCGCCGGTGCGACTCTGCGTGCTGCCCATCTCCATCTCCTGCCGCCGCCTGCGTCCGGTCGCCGCCAGACTCCACCGCATTCTCCAGTTCGGCAGaatcctttttattttatttttcttctactTCTATCCTGCAAGTTTCTCTCTGTTCCATACTGTTTTCGAATCTCTGTGAATGTGGAAATGATTTATGTGTGCTTTGAGTTTTAAGTCAAATCTAATCGTATGAAGTATGATTTATGTGTGCTTTGA is a window encoding:
- the LOC131000387 gene encoding transcription factor UPBEAT1; translation: MAAANSVLDDCELAMPLCRSRKLRSARCRNGGAAVMMRRAERRRRGSPRNAVERKVRTLKKLIPNCESMGVERLFRETAEYIVALQRRVKVMQTVVDALSSASDDE